One Fusobacterium nucleatum genomic window carries:
- a CDS encoding formate/nitrite transporter family protein produces MADGHKTPSELVDYMITVGIDKATKPLFKLMLLGIFGGAFIALGGAGNIISASTLAKTDPGLAKFVGACVFPVGLIMVVILGSELFTSNCLLSVAYTNKKINFTQLIRNLVTVYLFNYVGSFIVAYITVRGGSFNADSLDYLQNIATHKVHADAYALFIKGILCNVLVCGAVLLSYTSKDTIGKLVGAWLPIMLFVLIGYDHSIANMFYLTAAKLTDSSLEVSLILYNLFYVTLGNILGGMAIGLPLYFCYYKKQA; encoded by the coding sequence ATGGCTGATGGACACAAAACACCATCTGAATTAGTGGACTATATGATTACAGTGGGGATTGATAAGGCAACAAAACCCTTATTCAAACTAATGCTACTTGGAATTTTTGGAGGAGCTTTTATAGCTTTAGGAGGAGCAGGAAATATTATATCAGCTTCAACTTTAGCAAAGACTGATCCAGGACTTGCAAAATTTGTAGGGGCATGTGTATTTCCAGTTGGACTTATTATGGTTGTAATTCTTGGTTCTGAATTATTTACAAGTAATTGTTTACTTTCAGTTGCTTATACTAATAAGAAAATTAATTTTACTCAACTTATTAGAAATCTTGTAACAGTTTACCTTTTTAATTATGTAGGAAGTTTTATTGTGGCATATATAACAGTAAGAGGTGGAAGTTTCAATGCTGATTCATTAGATTATTTACAAAATATAGCAACTCATAAAGTTCATGCTGATGCTTATGCTCTTTTTATAAAGGGAATACTATGTAATGTACTTGTATGTGGAGCAGTTCTTCTTAGTTATACTTCAAAAGATACTATTGGAAAATTAGTAGGAGCTTGGCTACCAATAATGTTATTTGTTCTTATTGGATATGATCACTCCATAGCAAATATGTTCTATCTAACAGCCGCAAAATTAACTGATTCAAGTCTAGAAGTTTCTTTGATACTTTATAATTTATTCTATGTAACACTTGGAAATATTCTTGGTGGAATGGCTATAGGGCTACCTTTATACTTCTGCTATTATAAAAAACAAGCTTAG
- a CDS encoding TIGR01212 family radical SAM protein (This family includes YhcC from E. coli K-12, an uncharacterized radical SAM protein.) produces MIRKIYTLNDFLKEKFNEKIYKVSLDGGFTCPNRDGKVSKGGCIFCSENGSGDFTSGKLKSIHQQIDEQIELVAKKYKGDKYIAYFQNFTNTYADVNYLRKIYEEALSHKNIVGLAIATRPDCLGDDILDLLDKLNKKTFLWIELGLQTINDEVAKYFNRAYETKIYEEATKKLNKLNIKFVTHIIIGLPKEKNDDYLKTAIFSQNCGTWGLKLHLMYVVKNTPLEGLYKSGNLKVHTKEEYVEKIVNVLENISPEIVIHRMTGDGDRETLVAPLWSIKKIDVLNSIHKELKRQNTYQGRLNIK; encoded by the coding sequence ATGATAAGAAAAATTTATACATTAAATGATTTTCTAAAAGAAAAATTTAATGAAAAAATATATAAAGTTTCTCTTGATGGAGGTTTTACTTGTCCTAATAGAGATGGGAAAGTTTCAAAGGGAGGCTGTATATTTTGTAGTGAAAATGGAAGTGGTGATTTCACTTCTGGAAAATTGAAATCTATTCATCAACAAATAGATGAACAGATAGAATTGGTAGCAAAAAAATATAAAGGGGACAAATATATAGCTTACTTTCAAAACTTTACAAATACTTATGCAGATGTCAATTATCTAAGAAAAATTTATGAAGAGGCATTATCACATAAGAATATAGTAGGACTTGCAATAGCAACTAGACCTGATTGTTTAGGAGATGATATTTTAGATTTATTAGATAAATTAAATAAAAAAACTTTTCTTTGGATTGAATTAGGTTTACAAACAATAAATGATGAAGTTGCTAAATATTTTAATCGTGCTTATGAAACAAAGATTTATGAAGAAGCTACAAAAAAATTAAATAAGTTAAATATAAAATTTGTTACACATATAATAATTGGTTTACCAAAAGAGAAAAATGATGACTATTTAAAAACAGCTATTTTTTCACAAAATTGTGGAACTTGGGGATTAAAACTTCATCTTATGTATGTTGTTAAAAATACTCCATTAGAAGGGCTCTATAAAAGTGGAAATTTGAAAGTTCATACTAAAGAAGAGTATGTTGAAAAGATAGTAAATGTTTTAGAAAATATTTCTCCTGAAATAGTTATTCACAGAATGACTGGAGATGGAGATAGGGAAACATTAGTTGCTCCTCTATGGAGTATTAAAAAGATAGATGTTTTAAACTCAATACATAAAGAATTAAAAAGACAAAATACTTATCAAGGGAGATTAAATATTAAATAA
- a CDS encoding serine dehydratase subunit alpha family protein, producing the protein METKIEKVLKILEEEIVAAEGCTEPIALSYAAAKARRILGTVPNKVDVFLSGNIIKNVKSVTIPNSEGMVGIEPAIAMGMIAGDDEKELMVISDVTHEQVEEVKKFLDKNIIQTHVYPGDIKLYIRLEISNGEDNVLLEIKHTHTNITRILKNGKILLSQICNDGDFNSSLTDRKVLTVKFIYNLAKIIDIDLIKPIFEKVITYNSAIAEEGLKGKYGVNIGKMILDNIERGIYGNDIRNKAASYASAGSDARMSGCGLPVMTTSGSGNQGMTASLPIIKFAAEKNLTEEELIRGLFVSHLTTIHVKTNVGRLSAYCGAICAASGVAAALTFLHGGSYEMVCDAITNILGNLSGVICDGAKASCAMKISSGIYSAFDATMLALHKDVLKSGDGIVGVDIEETIRNVGELAQCGMKGTDETILGIMTK; encoded by the coding sequence ATGGAAACTAAAATTGAAAAAGTTCTTAAAATTCTTGAAGAAGAAATTGTGGCAGCGGAAGGTTGTACAGAACCAATAGCACTGTCATATGCAGCAGCAAAAGCAAGAAGAATTTTAGGTACTGTTCCCAATAAAGTTGATGTTTTCTTATCAGGAAATATAATTAAGAATGTAAAAAGTGTTACTATTCCAAATAGTGAGGGAATGGTTGGAATAGAACCAGCTATTGCTATGGGTATGATAGCTGGAGATGATGAAAAAGAACTTATGGTTATAAGTGATGTTACACATGAACAAGTGGAAGAAGTAAAAAAGTTTTTAGATAAAAATATTATACAAACTCATGTTTATCCAGGAGATATAAAATTATATATAAGATTAGAAATTTCAAATGGGGAAGACAATGTTCTTTTAGAAATAAAACACACTCATACTAATATAACTAGAATTTTGAAAAATGGTAAAATTTTACTAAGTCAAATTTGTAATGATGGCGATTTTAATTCATCACTTACTGATAGAAAAGTTCTAACTGTAAAATTTATTTATAATTTAGCAAAAATAATAGATATTGATTTAATAAAACCAATTTTTGAAAAAGTGATTACCTATAATTCTGCAATAGCAGAAGAAGGATTAAAAGGAAAGTATGGAGTAAATATTGGAAAAATGATACTTGATAATATTGAAAGAGGTATCTATGGTAATGATATAAGAAACAAAGCAGCTAGTTATGCTAGTGCTGGAAGTGATGCCAGAATGAGTGGCTGTGGTTTACCTGTTATGACAACAAGTGGAAGTGGAAATCAAGGTATGACAGCTTCTTTACCTATAATCAAATTTGCTGCTGAAAAAAATTTAACAGAAGAAGAATTAATTAGAGGATTATTCGTTTCACATCTTACAACTATTCATGTTAAAACAAATGTTGGTAGACTTTCTGCTTATTGTGGTGCTATATGTGCTGCTTCTGGTGTTGCTGCTGCTCTTACATTTTTACATGGTGGAAGTTATGAAATGGTTTGTGATGCTATAACTAATATTTTGGGAAACCTTTCAGGTGTTATTTGTGATGGTGCAAAGGCTTCATGTGCAATGAAAATATCCTCTGGAATTTATTCAGCTTTTGATGCAACTATGCTTGCTTTACATAAAGATGTTTTAAAATCTGGTGATGGAATAGTTGGAGTAGATATTGAAGAAACAATAAGAAATGTTGGAGAACTTGCTCAATGTGGTATGAAGGGTACTGATGAAACTATATTAGGGATTATGACTAAATAA
- a CDS encoding glucosamine-6-phosphate deaminase produces MRFIVTANKRAGDWGAIYIAKKIKEFNPSPEKKFVLGLPTGSTPLQMYKRLIQFNKEGIISFKNVITFNMDEYVGLPKTHPQSYHYYMFNNFFNHIDIDKENINILNGMAKNYNEECRKYEEKILEVGGIDLFLGGIGVDGHIAFNEPGSSFKSRTREKQLTEDTIIANSRFFNNDITKVPQSALTVGVSTIMDAKEVLIMVEGNNKARALHMGIEEGINHMWTISALQLHEKAIIVADEDACAELKVATYKYYKDIEKKSYNVDKLIETLYKK; encoded by the coding sequence ATGAGATTTATTGTAACTGCTAATAAAAGAGCTGGCGACTGGGGAGCTATCTACATTGCAAAAAAAATAAAGGAATTTAATCCTAGTCCTGAAAAAAAATTTGTATTAGGTTTACCAACTGGTAGTACACCATTACAAATGTATAAAAGATTGATACAATTCAATAAAGAGGGGATTATTAGCTTTAAAAATGTGATTACATTTAATATGGATGAATATGTTGGACTTCCAAAAACTCATCCACAAAGTTATCATTATTATATGTTCAATAATTTTTTCAATCATATTGATATAGATAAGGAAAATATTAACATTTTAAATGGAATGGCTAAAAATTATAATGAAGAGTGTAGAAAATATGAAGAAAAAATTTTAGAAGTTGGAGGAATAGATTTATTTTTAGGTGGTATAGGTGTTGATGGACATATTGCTTTTAATGAACCTGGTTCATCTTTTAAATCAAGAACAAGAGAAAAACAACTTACAGAGGATACTATAATTGCTAATTCAAGATTTTTTAATAATGATATTACAAAAGTTCCTCAATCTGCTTTAACTGTTGGAGTAAGTACAATTATGGATGCAAAAGAAGTTTTAATAATGGTTGAAGGAAATAATAAAGCAAGAGCATTGCATATGGGAATTGAAGAAGGAATAAATCATATGTGGACTATATCAGCCTTACAATTACATGAAAAAGCTATTATTGTTGCTGATGAAGATGCTTGTGCGGAACTTAAAGTTGCAACTTATAAATATTATAAAGATATTGAAAAGAAAAGTTATAATGTAGATAAATTAATTGAAACTTTATATAAAAAATAA
- a CDS encoding M3 family oligoendopeptidase, producing MKFKDMPYTRPDMEKVKEFFKETKEKVENANSAAEQIKIIEEFANFKKDLYTTIEIANIRLSIDTTDEFYENENNFFNENKPIIETLNTEVSRAIYNSKFRTELEKEFGKHYFKLLECKLVLNEKAIPFMQKENALSTKYDKIIANSKIIFRGKEYTVSQMPSLLQNPDREFRKEAYQAKAKFFEEHQEEFDSIYDEMVKVRTEMAHALGYKNYVELQYKLLNRTDYNHKDVAKYREKILKTLTPLAIKIREKQAEKLGIKDFKYFDEACDFKDGNSNPNGDVDFIVKNAQKMYSELSPETGKFFDFMIENELMDLVAKPKKRVGGYCTSLDKYKSPFIFSNFNGTKGDIDVITHEAGHAFQCYMSQYQLLPEYVWPTYDAAEIHSMSMEFLTWPWMKLFFGKNANKFKYSALKGALTFIPYGVTIDHFQHYVYENPNATPVERRKKYHELELMYKPDLDYDNPFYDSGAFWFAQGHVFWAPFYYIDYTLAQVCAFQYLLKYLDNKEETLKEYITLCKAGGSESFFKLLDIGKLKNPMNTNILEEIAPKLEELLKNIEV from the coding sequence ATGAAATTTAAAGATATGCCATATACTAGACCAGATATGGAAAAAGTTAAAGAATTTTTTAAAGAAACAAAAGAAAAAGTTGAAAATGCCAATTCAGCTGCTGAACAAATTAAAATAATTGAAGAATTTGCAAACTTTAAAAAAGATTTATATACAACTATTGAAATAGCAAATATTCGTCTTAGTATAGATACAACAGATGAATTTTATGAAAATGAAAATAACTTTTTTAATGAAAATAAACCTATCATTGAAACTCTTAATACAGAAGTTTCAAGAGCAATATATAATTCAAAGTTTAGAACAGAGTTAGAAAAAGAGTTTGGAAAACATTATTTTAAACTTTTAGAATGTAAATTAGTTTTAAATGAAAAAGCTATTCCTTTTATGCAAAAAGAAAATGCTTTATCTACAAAATATGATAAAATAATTGCTAATTCAAAAATTATATTTAGAGGAAAAGAATATACAGTTTCTCAAATGCCATCTCTTTTACAAAATCCAGATAGAGAATTTAGAAAAGAAGCATATCAAGCTAAAGCAAAATTCTTTGAAGAACATCAAGAAGAATTTGATAGTATTTATGATGAAATGGTAAAAGTTAGAACTGAAATGGCACATGCCTTAGGTTATAAAAATTATGTTGAATTACAATATAAACTATTAAATAGAACAGATTATAATCATAAAGATGTAGCTAAATACAGAGAAAAAATATTGAAAACATTAACTCCTTTAGCAATAAAAATAAGAGAAAAACAAGCTGAAAAATTGGGTATAAAAGATTTTAAATATTTTGATGAAGCTTGTGACTTTAAAGATGGAAATTCAAATCCTAATGGGGATGTTGATTTTATAGTTAAGAATGCACAAAAAATGTATAGTGAATTAAGTCCTGAAACTGGTAAATTCTTTGATTTTATGATAGAAAATGAATTGATGGATTTAGTTGCTAAACCTAAAAAACGTGTAGGAGGGTATTGTACAAGTCTTGATAAATATAAATCACCTTTTATTTTTTCAAATTTCAATGGAACAAAAGGAGATATTGATGTTATAACTCATGAAGCTGGTCATGCCTTTCAATGTTATATGTCACAATATCAACTTCTTCCAGAATATGTTTGGCCTACTTATGATGCAGCTGAAATACACTCTATGAGTATGGAATTCTTAACTTGGCCTTGGATGAAATTATTTTTTGGAAAAAATGCTAATAAGTTTAAGTATTCTGCTTTGAAGGGAGCACTGACTTTTATACCTTATGGAGTTACAATAGACCATTTTCAACATTATGTATATGAAAATCCTAATGCTACACCAGTAGAAAGAAGAAAAAAATATCATGAGTTAGAATTAATGTATAAACCTGATTTAGATTATGATAATCCTTTTTATGATAGTGGTGCATTTTGGTTTGCACAAGGGCATGTATTTTGGGCACCTTTTTATTATATTGATTATACTCTTGCTCAAGTTTGTGCATTTCAATATCTTTTAAAATATTTAGATAACAAAGAAGAAACTTTAAAAGAATATATTACTCTTTGTAAAGCAGGAGGCTCAGAATCTTTCTTTAAATTATTAGATATAGGGAAATTAAAAAATCCTATGAATACAAATATTTTAGAAGAAATAGCTCCAAAATTGGAAGAACTATTAAAAAATATTGAAGTATAA
- a CDS encoding 2-hydroxyacyl-CoA dehydratase, which yields MNKNCKVLIPMMMDIHFDLIAGVLKNEGYDVEVLKTDHRGIVEEGLKSVHNDMCYPALLVIGQFIDALKSGKYDTNNVALLLTQTGGGCRASNYIHLLRKALEKNNFHNVKVWSLNFEGLDKKNEFSLSFSGYFNLFYSILYGDLLMSIYHQSVAHEKNPGDSKGILTYWKDKLISEIGKKTFKKLKENYKKIIEKFLTIPRNFEKKKIRVGIVGEIYMKYSPLGNNHLTEYLEKEGAEVVNTGLLDFLLFNLYDTIFDRKIYGRKGIKYYVVKYIVRYIEKKQKEMIDVIKQYKTFIPPSPFTKVIEMTKGYLGHGVKMGEGWLLTAEMLEFIEMGIKNIVCAQPFGCLPNHIIAKGMIRKIKDNHPDANIVAVDYDPGASSVNQENRIRLMLENARMMANEY from the coding sequence ATGAATAAAAATTGTAAGGTTCTTATTCCTATGATGATGGATATTCATTTTGACTTAATAGCAGGTGTCTTAAAAAATGAAGGATATGATGTTGAAGTATTAAAAACAGATCATAGGGGAATTGTTGAAGAAGGATTAAAAAGTGTTCATAATGATATGTGTTATCCAGCACTTCTTGTGATTGGACAATTTATTGATGCTTTAAAAAGTGGAAAATATGATACAAATAATGTAGCTTTATTACTTACACAAACAGGAGGAGGGTGTAGAGCTTCTAACTATATTCATTTGCTTCGTAAAGCATTGGAAAAAAATAATTTTCATAATGTAAAAGTATGGTCTTTAAACTTTGAAGGACTGGATAAGAAAAATGAATTTTCTCTTTCTTTTTCTGGTTATTTTAATCTTTTTTATAGTATTTTATATGGAGATCTTTTGATGTCTATCTATCATCAATCTGTAGCACATGAAAAAAATCCAGGGGATAGTAAAGGAATTTTAACTTATTGGAAAGATAAATTAATTTCAGAAATAGGCAAGAAAACTTTTAAAAAGTTAAAAGAAAATTATAAAAAAATAATAGAAAAATTTTTAACAATTCCTAGAAACTTTGAAAAGAAAAAAATCAGAGTAGGTATTGTAGGAGAAATTTATATGAAATACTCTCCTTTAGGAAATAATCATTTAACAGAGTATTTAGAAAAAGAAGGAGCAGAGGTAGTTAATACAGGACTTCTTGATTTCTTATTATTTAATCTATATGATACTATTTTTGACAGAAAAATTTATGGAAGAAAAGGAATTAAATATTATGTTGTCAAATATATAGTAAGATATATAGAAAAGAAACAAAAAGAAATGATAGATGTTATAAAACAATATAAAACTTTTATTCCACCATCTCCTTTTACTAAAGTAATAGAAATGACAAAGGGATACTTAGGACATGGTGTAAAAATGGGAGAAGGATGGTTATTGACAGCAGAAATGTTAGAATTTATTGAAATGGGAATAAAAAATATTGTTTGTGCTCAACCATTTGGTTGTCTACCAAATCATATCATTGCAAAAGGTATGATTAGAAAAATTAAAGATAATCATCCTGATGCAAATATTGTTGCAGTAGATTATGATCCTGGAGCAAGCTCTGTCAATCAAGAAAATAGAATTCGTTTAATGTTAGAAAATGCAAGAATGATGGCAAATGAATATTAA